Proteins from one Athalia rosae chromosome 8, iyAthRosa1.1, whole genome shotgun sequence genomic window:
- the LOC105686232 gene encoding sorting nexin-16, whose protein sequence is MSSSDNSGISCVSEVTLAISKERNSQPDVLRTVKDNPDSDGSGHSNTFTVQTFSYPDQSSPRRMSETRYITSSNSELRIPIIGYEVMEERARFTVYKLRVQPRAGDCWFIFRRYTDFVRLLSQLRRQKASISHLSLPRKKWLGDNFAPSFLEDRIRGLQEFVDGIIKSTILVQIPCVREFFCLDEPPALSDTVEESRAIFEALEDTIYHLRQQLRERDAALAVELVRSNDLRQKLQHIISVTQACTKCRSASVD, encoded by the exons ATGTCTAGTTCGGATAACAGCGGCATTAGTTGTGTGAGTGAGGTCACTCTTGCAATcagtaaagaaagaaattccCAGCCCGATGTACTGCGAACAGTAAAAGACAATCCTGATTCCGATGGTTCCGGGCATTCCAACACTTTCACGGTACAAACGTTTTCCTACCCTGACCAGAGCAGCCCTCGCAGGATGTCGGAAACTCGATATATAACGTCTTCCAATAGTGAGCTCAGAATACCGATCATCGGATACGAAGTCATGGAGGAACGAGCAAGATTCACA GTTTATAAACTGCGTGTCCAACCAAGAGCGGGAGATTGCTGGTTCATATTCAGAAGATACACAGACTTTGTGCGTCTTCTGAGCCAGCTGAGGAGGCAGAAAGCGTCGATATCTCACTTGTCGTTGCCACGTAAAAAATGGCTGGGAGATAATTTTGCACCTAGTTTTCTGGAGGACAGAATACGAGGGTTGCAAGAGTTTGTGGACGGAATTATTAAAAGTACCATTTTAGTGCAAATACCTTGCGTGCGAGAATTCTTCTGTTTAGATGAACCGCCTGCACTTTCAGATACCGTCGAGGAGTCGAGA GCAATTTTTGAAGCATTAGAAGACACAATATATCATCTACGCCAACAACTTAGAGAAAGAGATGCAGCTTTGGCTGTGGAATTGGTACGAAGCAATGATCTTAGACAAAAACTTCAACATATCATAAG CGTAACCCAGGCGTGTACCAAATGCAGGTCAGCGTCGGTTGATTGA